Genomic window (Phalacrocorax carbo chromosome 11, bPhaCar2.1, whole genome shotgun sequence):
TTCTGCAGGAGGAGACACTAACATCAGCAGCACACACAAATGTAAAGCTGCTctaaattttaataaatgcaaCCAGGCAGTGGTCTAACAGGCACCAGCCTGCAGATCGTTTTTAGTGTATCAGCTATTTAAATAACTCAAAATGCCACAATTAGAACCTATTACAAGCATACTTTGGATAATTAGGCTATATTTTAATTCGACATTCATTTATCCAATTTGTTGAATTAATTAAGATTCAAGCACAGGAGAGCAGAACAGTGGATTTCGCATGCCCCTGTGTGATGCTGCATGATTCATTTTTCAAGTCACCTAACACCTAAGCATTGGTAGCCCACTGGAGTGACAAAGCAGCAGCCATTGTCCCAGgaaactgctgcagaaattgTATTTATACGCTAAGAGATCCTTCATTTTTGGGGGAAGCAGAACATAAGGCAACATTCATGAGAGATGTAATACGTAACAAGGATTGCTTCACAGTCCCAATCTCCCACAACAAAAACTTGTGACTCGTGTCACCGCTAGACACTTACCCACTTGCTAGGTTCCTCCCTAAATCTTTGAGGTTGTGGCCCTGGAGGCCGGGCTTTCGCAACCCGTTCTGCAGTAGCGCTGCTCAGCACGGAGTTGAGTAAATCCCACCGTGCAGTGTGCCAGGGCACGACGTGCCAGGTCGTAAAACAAGCACCCTCCCAGGAAGCATGCAGGAGGGCTACCCAGGGCAGCCAGACTCCCTCCCCTGTACCAGCACCCTCCTGCTGTCAGCAGAAACTATGACTTAGGACAgtttgaagaaatttttttcgGTGTAGCTCATGCACTTGACTGTTGGTTAAAGATCTTCTGGTGTGGATCTTTAATTGACAAGCATGCCTCGCTGCATTGATTGGCTGTCTCATATGTATCTAAAATAACTCACCTGAAGACTCTCCATCTCCATGTCGTTATGGGATTGCAgcatccctgctcagccaagaGGGAATGATACACCACGTAGCTATTTTGTCACTTCTGACAGCTTCAGAGCACAAGTTTCAGTGTGGGTAAAAGCAAACAGGCAGAAGACCTGAGACTTCAAGAGAAATGACGGAGAGGCAGAACAGTCAATAAAAACTTtatagttaaaaattaaaaaataaaagcttttcttggtACAtgcactccccccccccccccattatcACTAGAACAGCCCACATTTCATGGTGACACCTACAGCTGCATTTGATCTCCCCATCACATGTTTCCTCCCCAGCTCTTCAGCTATTCCTGTTTTTTCGAGGGAAGACTGAAGCAGGATGACATCTCCTGTTGCTCTCTGGCAGCTCTGAATATGTGTGCTCACATGTGCAGATGTGTGCGTACATCTGTCCATCTGTTCTTCTGCTGCATCTGTCCAAGCTTTGGTGGTCTTTGTATGCTATCCCAGGAGAAAGCTTCTGATGCCTTTTCCACCCCAGTCTGAAATGGAGACAAAGCCAAGTGCGATTCTTGGCTTGGCGTGTAGCTATCCTAATGATATTGTGACCCAGGGAGGAAACCTGTCAAAGAAACATCTGCATCTCTATCACATGATGGACACTGCTTTTGGAATGCCAGATTAGCATAATTTGTCTGTAAGAATATCAGACACCCTTTGTTAGCTCAAAGCTAAACAATATTTCTGAAGAGCTGCctgtggtttgctttttttctttaaaatatgtttttcctttggaatTTGGGTCTTGATATCCAGGGCCCTGATGGCTCCTGCGCATCAGATGCCTGcagtcagcctgacctggaAGGGAAGAGCACTGGCTGCACTCCATGCCAGTGATGAACCTCATCGTAGTGCTGCCCGAAAGAAAGGCACTAATGGTTGACATGAGTGTCTCTATAGAGAAAAAGGCACTAACCACACTGATCACACTGACTACTCACACATCACCTAACATTAGCATCTTTAAATTACGACTCAGATAAAAACTATTGCTGACTCACAAGTCATTAAAACACGGAGAGCCATGCCGAGGTGGGATGCCTTGAGGCTCCTCAGCATTGGCTCTGAACTGTATCACCTCCCAAATGCCACAGCCTCTGGGTAGTTGCTCTTGTCTTCAGCAAGCACAGGACCGAATGAGCAGACCCTTGTCCTCAAAGCCTAGCCTTTGAGGCCCTCAGAGGTCTCCAAAGCCACCGCAGCTGACTCCGTGGAGGGATGCTACACCCCAGACTTGGCTGTGTGGGGCAACATGTCACAGAGGTAGATGAGCCAGCTCAGCTTGGAAGCCAGGTTGCTCAGCCACAAGGCTTTGTGCCTGAGCAAACATGGCCAGCCTTGCTTATGGCCTCTGGTGGGGATGGCTGCAAGCCCCTACAGCTCAGAAAGGTGCTAGTTTGAGGGCTGACCCCATGAGTAGACTCCCCAGTGCAAGTCAAACAGGGTGGTCTGTTTGCTGGGTTGGAGCCTCCATGTGCACGCTCAGTCTTGCAGGCGGCCTGCCTGCACGTCTCACATCTGGTGTGGGAAACAAAGCAACCAACACACTTCAGCCTACAGCACCGTTTCCAAGGAACTATTTCCACTTGTTCAGTCcaaactcaaaacaaaacaccaccacacacacTATCCGTGAGATAGAACTGTACCTGAGTTGAGGTTTGAGGACTCACACAAAACTTCCAGCAGGTACTCCCACcgggcagccccagggcagggcttCTTGAGGCACCACCGTGGTTAATGACTACAGTTCAGGAGAAGCAAAGCTGCTGTGGGGACAACCCGACTTTGGTTAAGTTGCAGATAACTAAATCCATTCTTCAAACTggggtaattaaaaaaacaatgtaatttttaaCAGTTATTCCTGGAGGGAGCAAAGAGATGAGGGGGAACAATTTGTCACCGTCTTCGTATTTAACAAGCTTCGGGGTTGGAAGTGTTGGGTTATTTGCTGATGCTAATTTCTGTGATCAGGCAACTGAAATGAAAGTTATCCTCATCCTTACcctcatttttttgttgttgttttgttttttagtcAGGACATATTTTTCACTCAGGAAAGATTTTTAACGGGGACAgatgaaagaaagagagggcatgttcatttatttattttctgatagaccgtgaaaaaaaaaattaagagtgaTTAAACTAACAAACtttctttaataaattaatagcAGCATCACAAAACCCTGATGTGAATGACCCAATGGAAGTTGGGTAAGTGACAGTATTTAACCATTCATGAAAATGTTATCACCCGCTGGCCAGGAGAGAACGCAGGCGCTGTAAGGCAGTCCCCTTGTCTGTTTATCTAAACAAGTGACATACATCAGTACGGGTCCAGCTGAGTCACAACACTCAACATATTTACAGTTCTGgtgctgaatttttaaaaaacatttataaaaattCTGTAAATTCTCTGTTCATTTCCCATTATTTACATCCAGATATAGTAGGTTCCCTTTTTGCCCATACAACAGAACTGGCGAGGGTAAGACAAGGCCCTATGCGAAGACAATGCCTGTGTGTGGACTTATACTGAGTTTGAGGAATGCCGTGGAAAATTAGTTATTCACACATGACCTATTCACACATGTGCTAGAAGCTACTGTAATTTAACTTATTGCTAAATGCTTTCAAAGTCTGTGGTTGGCTTTTaagcatatatatgtgtgtgtatatatatacatacacacacacacacatatgtacacAAACACATACATGTTTGGAAAAGATGTGCGATGAATTcacccaaagaaaaaaaggaacttaAAAAGCAATGCgttctttctgatttttctgtcttgtttgaGACAGTCAAATCTGACTCAGAGCAAAGGGCAGTCACTGAAGGCACAAGTTTCTGTCTCTGGCCAGTCCTTTTCCTACTGGTTTACCAGACTTTTTGGAAAGGCAAGTGGATTCTTGAGCATTCAAGCCCGTGGCAGTATCAGCAGGCTGGCACATGGTgcttctctgctgccttctgcaagCAGTAAGCCATGCTCCGCACTGGGATACCTTGCCTGCCTGCACGGAAGTGCTATGTATTTCTCCCAGGAGGGGATGAGGGAGAACAGAGGACCATCAATTTCAACACATCAAGCTGGGAGCAACACAGCAGCAGATGCAACCCCTATGTTGTGTTTCAGTAGTGGCCTCAGCGAGGTTGTTGCTGCACACGGCAATGCAGCAGCACAGCGTTACACTGAAGCACTAGCAgagttttccatttcttctgcaaGTTAATTTTGGTGGGATCAGCACAGCAAGCTTAGAGTAGAAGCAGTTCAGGTCAGTAAAATGCAATTTATCCATGCCTAGTCTAAGCTTTTCTGTTCTGAGGATTTTCATAGCCAGAGGCTGTCAGTGATGCTAAATGCATCCATGTTAGAAGGGCAGTGCAGCATTTGTGTATTAGTTAATGAAGATGTAAAAACCTTATGGGTGATATCTGGCATTAGACAATAGTCTGCACAAGGAAAACTGCATGAGAGGTATCACCCCAGAGGCACAAGTGACAGAAAGACATGATGCCTTGGAGGGTTCGCctacacagaaacacagaagaaaattaattcaaattataCATGGTGTGAATTAAAAGCAGATTACTTAAACTGCATTAAATCCCAATGAGGATGCTTTCATTAAGAGGTAAATGGTGTTAATATGATATACTGTAATTTACTTTGGAAGTGAAATGGaataaatcaaatttaaaagTTAATCCAGATTAATTTTCCATGTAGACTAGCTCCAGGTCTGCTTCCTTCCTGTCCCTGGTCATCGTTTGCTTTTGTACCACATCACCAGCAAATGACTCTGGTCACATACTCTGTCCAGCTCTGCCCACCCACTCTTGAGACAGGAGGAATGAGCAGGGACCCTCGTTTATGTCTCTCTCCTGAGCATCCTCCAGGGAGGTGTATCCTGCTCTTCACAGCCTGACCCCAGCCAGCACCACATGCACAGCACCTTCTGCTCTATGCCCACAGCGGTGTTTTATCACCAGTACTGCAAGTCCCACAATGTcgaaaaataaaagcaaatgctaAACAAGCTAAGGAATAAATAGATGTGAGGGCTGAGAAGTCAAGAGCTCTTACAAAGCCAGAGTGCTCTTCTCCAGGTCAACCAAAGACCCTGATCATCCAAGCAATCTGTGAAGGCAGTGCCATCCACACTGAGCACAGCTTGCTCCATCCCAGAGCTGATGATTATCTATAAGACCAAAGGAGGGCTTTTTATAAATCTGAGACATtccatttataaaatgtttgAAGCAGATAAATTGGGTTTGCTCTGATTCTCATGCTTTTTCTCCAACTATGCAAATGATCCCAGCCAGGATCACAAAACCACACCAGAACTTCATTCCCCACCTTCCTGAGGGAAGCCGGAGCCTCCTGgggaatggaaaaaacccagcaagaTTGGAGAGGGAGTCAAAATTTAACAGATGATCCTTGAAGTGTGAGATTGCCCCAGTATGGCAGCAATCCACTACCAGTAACAGGACATGTCTGGCCAGGTGCCTGCACAGCCACTACGCTTTCATGATGTCTCTCTGCCAGGTTTCCATACAGTCTTTACACGGCACAAATAGGGGTGAGGATTTAAAGTATATATTTACTGTCAACTTGAAAAAGAAGGTTATACTGACCAAGTCTAGTAGCATGTATTTGATATATAACTATTAACGTGCCATTCTGGACTCCAGCAAATGCCACCTGAGATAAATATTCAGCATTTTTGTTCATGCACTGGAAGAAGAATTCAAACATTTTGTCCATGACATATGCAAAGTAACTAATAGTTCTGATCTAGTATTAACAGTAAATATAGAACCTTAAACTTCACTGCagtatattaatatatatgaTTTTAAGTACTGGACTGGAAAgacaactctttttttctttaaaaaaaaaagaaaaggattgtTCAGAATGCAATATTTACATTGTCCTTTGACCAACACTTACATTTTTACATAATATATTTTGGCTACAGATATACCGTAGCAAAAGGCTGTGTGAGCCACCTTTACACACAGCTCACTCTTTCGCTTACAACATTACAGCTATTTATGGAGAGCTCTGAAGTCCCTGGTTGCATTTCAAGGCCCTCCTCAGCTTCATCTAGTTCCATGCTATTGAGTTCATTGCCATTTCGATAACTAGTTAAAGTCAGATCTTTCCCATATAAAGCTGTTGAAGCAACATTCAGACACTGATTCTGCCGTAGTGCTGATTTTTTACTGGTCTTGTATTGGCAACGGATGTAATTGGAAAAAGCCCTGCGGTACGTTTTATTGAAGAGTGTGTATACGAGGGGGTTAATCCCAGAGCAAACATACCCCACCCAAACAAACACATCAAGGAGTTCACTCAAGAGGTCTTTATCACAGGCTTCCTTGCAAAGGACAGACATGACATTAGTGATGAAAAACGGGCACCACATGATGAGGAACAAAAAGAATACGATGCCCAGGACCTTGGAGGCTCTTCGCTCATTGTTGATGGACTGCATAGTTCCTTTCCGAAAAAGCACCGCCTCTTTATTTACAGGAGAGTTCAAGTGAGATGCCCCCTCGTGATTGTGAAGCATTGAAATGTTCTCTgtgttgttttccttcttgaGGCAGTTTACACTGCTCCGCCTCTGCTTGGGCACCTCTCCACACATGAACACCGTTGCCTGTCTCTGCAGCACCTGGACGGTCAGGCAATATGTTATCACCATGATGATGAGAGGGATGAAGAACGCCATGAAGGATCCAATGAGGACGAAGTTCTCATCATTGAGGACACAGGTCCCATTTACGAACACCCTGGAGTCATCCTGCAAACCAATGACTGGAATGGGCACAGATATCCCTAGAAGAATGAGACCAAAAAAGAGACGGTTACCTGAACAGACCAGGCTCTAAAGGGGCAGCAGATATGATGCAGGTCCTGCATGCATTCAGCCTGCTGCCTAAAGCTGTTCAAAAGAGAAATTACTACTCCCAGATGGAAGGGAAAACTTCACGTAACAACACTCCTGGGAACACAGCTCCAGGGCACGATCAGTCTTTGCTAGGAGCAACTGCAACTTTGCTGTGCTCTACAGCTGGCACAGTGAATGCAGCATAATTTCTTTATCAAGTTCTTCTTCTAGCATTAACTGCGATTTCTGGGTGTAGAAAGGCAGTCAATGCCCTGCTCTGTTCCAGCTGGCCACCCCATGCCTGCcagtttgggggggttttgAAATCACTGACA
Coding sequences:
- the HTR2C gene encoding 5-hydroxytryptamine receptor 2C isoform X1 — translated: MMSTLSSTGILLSLTTVSVTLDFSLHGGLMAWSLSSNLTLNQSLPTSDPLNASEKGEASRMSVREKNWPALLILVVILLTIGGNILVIMAVSLEKKLQNATNFFLMSLAVADMLVGILVMPVSLITVLYDYAWPLPKQLCPIWISLDVLFSTASIMHLCAISLDRYVAIRNPIEHSRFNSRTKAIMKIAAVWTISIGISVPIPVIGLQDDSRVFVNGTCVLNDENFVLIGSFMAFFIPLIIMVITYCLTVQVLQRQATVFMCGEVPKQRRSSVNCLKKENNTENISMLHNHEGASHLNSPVNKEAVLFRKGTMQSINNERRASKVLGIVFFLFLIMWCPFFITNVMSVLCKEACDKDLLSELLDVFVWVGYVCSGINPLVYTLFNKTYRRAFSNYIRCQYKTSKKSALRQNQCLNVASTALYGKDLTLTSYRNGNELNSMELDEAEEGLEMQPGTSELSINSCNVVSERVSCV
- the HTR2C gene encoding 5-hydroxytryptamine receptor 2C isoform X2, giving the protein MMSTLSSTGILLSLTTVSVTLDFSLHGGLMAWSLSSNLTLNQSLPTSDPLNASEKGEASRMSVREKNWPALLILVVILLTIGGNILVIMAVSLEKKLQNATNFFLMSLAVADMLVGILVMPVSLITVLYGISVPIPVIGLQDDSRVFVNGTCVLNDENFVLIGSFMAFFIPLIIMVITYCLTVQVLQRQATVFMCGEVPKQRRSSVNCLKKENNTENISMLHNHEGASHLNSPVNKEAVLFRKGTMQSINNERRASKVLGIVFFLFLIMWCPFFITNVMSVLCKEACDKDLLSELLDVFVWVGYVCSGINPLVYTLFNKTYRRAFSNYIRCQYKTSKKSALRQNQCLNVASTALYGKDLTLTSYRNGNELNSMELDEAEEGLEMQPGTSELSINSCNVVSERVSCV